The genomic window CCCCTAGAAATCGCTGTTTCAGGCAGTCCAGCAGGATCACCGGATCCACACCGCTGTTGAGGACACCATCAACCCAAACGCTTGGGCCATCGCCAAACTGAATGCGTGCCGGGCCATAGTCCGTGGCGATCGCGGCCTCTAATTCTGAGTCCGACAGCAATCCCACCTGCACCAAGGCTGCCAGCTCATGGCGCGAAATATTCCATTCCTGTTCCCGGCCCTTGAGCACACCCCGCTCCAGCACCGCCACCCGCCAACCCCGCTGGGCCAGGGCGCAGCCGATCATAATCCCCAACGTGCCGCCACAAACGGCCACGTCCCAGTCGGGAGACGCAATGTTGGTATCGTCTTGATGGACAACCGTAGGGCTGGGAATATCGCCTTGCCTGTAGGCCTGCCACCGGGCATCGAGGCGGCGCAGTCCGTCGAGGCTATCGGGTAGTTGGGAGAGAATGTGTTCAGTGTGGGTCATAGAGGCAGGATGGCATGGAGTCGCTATCTTGATCCTAGCGCTCTCCTTCGGAAATCCTGCAAATCGTTATGGAGGCCTAGAGCGTATCCTCTCCGGCATAGGGCATGCGGGTGGGGGGCACAATCATGTGGCTAGCCATGAAAAATTCCACCAAGAGGGAGCCAAAGCGGATCACGTCGCCATCATGGAGATCGTAGCGATCGCCTGCTCCTAGGCGTTGCCCATTAATCCAGGTGCCGTTGCTGCTACCCACATCGGCTAAGTAAAACTGGCCGGAATGATGACCAATCACCGCATGGTGCCGTGAAATAGACAGGTGTAAAATCGGCAGAGCACAACTGGAATGACGACCGACTAACCAGCTAGAGGCGATCGCTGTTGCCCAAGCTTCGCCCACTCGTTCCGCAGAAGCGACTAGATTGGTCACTAAGAAATTGGTGCGTCCCGTAGCGATCGCCTGGATATAGTTAGAGGTTACCTGACAGCGCTCCTGTACCTTGAGGACAGGCTGCATCACGGTTTTAACTTTATCCAAGTTATAGCCGCAGTCGGCAATCAACGAGCAAGAGACTGACGGTGGACATTCCACGACGCTAAACGGCCAGTCGGTAGATGAACTAGGCCAGGAAGGCTGCACGTCTAAGTTTGACATCGTTCGTACTGAGTTCTCTCTGAAAGTCGCTAGATTAACTCTGCTCTGAGAAAGAACGGATGAACGCCGCTGGCGATCGTCCTAGGTCTCTCAGAATCGCACCCTCGCTTAACTGCCTGCGCTGTGGATGACGCTCCTATCCTGTTCCACCTTGCACCCTTCCGATCGAAATTCCCTATGGGGAGCTTGATAATCCCGCATCACTTACGGTACGTCGGCGATCTTCTAGACCTTGTACGACCGCCCCCAGCCTTGATCAACCCCGAAGCACGGATGAAATTGCGTGCATTTACGAATGAACGAAGCGCGATCGCATCGATATCGCACCTGTAGATTCCGCAATTAAAAGCTACTGAGTCTCATTCTTTAAAGCGTATGCCTGCTAAATTCATGAAAACTTCATACAATCAATAATTTTCAGTGAAAAATTAATCACCTCGGAGGACTCGAGGGCGATTGTGAGTTAAGGCACCTGTTGGGTGGGGGAAATCCTCTTGGGTTGGGATAAAAACTTCGGTGGGGCGTCAAGTTTTCGGAGACAATGGTAGACGGTGAAAAATCGGTCAGCCTAAGACCGAGCCGCCAAAACTGGCTTCCACTCCACACCTATCGTTTTGACTGATGCCGATGAAATCTTATCTCGCTGCTGCTGTGCAGATGAATAGTCTGCCTGATGTTGAAAA from Candidatus Obscuribacterales bacterium includes these protein-coding regions:
- a CDS encoding FHA domain-containing protein, whose product is MSNLDVQPSWPSSSTDWPFSVVECPPSVSCSLIADCGYNLDKVKTVMQPVLKVQERCQVTSNYIQAIATGRTNFLVTNLVASAERVGEAWATAIASSWLVGRHSSCALPILHLSISRHHAVIGHHSGQFYLADVGSSNGTWINGQRLGAGDRYDLHDGDVIRFGSLLVEFFMASHMIVPPTRMPYAGEDTL